The genomic region CTAAGAAGGTCAAAATTGCTGTTCCCGCACCGGTGGAGGTGCCGAAGATCTGACCTGCGGTATCGGGGTTTTGAGCATACACACCCCAGTTACCAGTGAAGAAGGGGGTCAAACCTGCGGGGTGGGGAGCCACACTCAAGAAGTTATCCCAGCCTACGTGAATACCGCGAGACTCAGGGATAGCAACGTGAACCAAGTGACCAGTCCATGCTAGGGAGCTAACACCAAATAAACCAGCTAGGTGATGGTTTAAACGGGGTTCAGCACTCTTGAACCAGGAGAGACTAGGACGGAACTTGGGTTGCAAGTGCAACCAACCAGCAAACAGGAACAATGCAGCCAATAGCAACAAGCCTAGGGAACCGGTATACAGTTCTTGGTTTGTCCGCATCCCAATGGTGTACCACCAGTGATAAACACCTGAGTAAGCAATGTTGACAGGATTGCTCGCGCCAGCTTGGGTGAAAGCGTCAACTGCTGGTGCGCCGAAGTGAGGGTCCCAAATCGCGTGGGCGATGGGACGGACGTTGAGGGGATCTTTGATCCACTGTTCAAAGTTACCTTGCCAGGCTACGTGGAACAGGAGGCTGGATGCCCACAGAAAGATGATTGCCAGGTGACCGAAATGGGTAGCGAAAATCTTTTGGTAAAGATTTTCTTCCGTCATGCCGTCATGGCTCTCAAAATCGTTGCCTGTGGCGATCGCATACCAAATCCGACGAGTAGTCGGGTCCTGTGCGAGATCCTGGCTAAACTTGGGAAATTTTGTTGCCATAGGGTTGATGATTCCTCTGACCTTTAGCCATTGATTACTATCAGAGACATTTTGGGTCTTAGATTTTGGTAATTTCCAAAACCCAAAATATCGCCTGAAATTGTTAACCTACTGAAAGTATGTGTGCGTGGAAGAATGCCCAAGTAGTGGCAATTCCTCCCAGGAGGTAGTGAGCTACACCTACGGCCCGACCTTGAGTGATGCTCAAAGCGCGGGGTTGAATTGTGGGAGCTACTTTTAGTTTATTATGTGCCCAAACTATGGACTCAATTAATTCTTGCCAGTAGCCGCGACCACTGAACAGGAACATCAAACTGAATGCCCAAATGAAGTGAGCGCCCAAGAACATTAGTCCGTAAGCAGACAGTTCACTACCGTAGGAGTTGATTACTTGTGTAGCTTGTGCCCACAGGAAATCCCGTAACCAACCGTTGATGGTGATGGCACTTTGGGCAAAGTTATCACCTGTGATGTGACTAACCACCCCATCATCTACGGTACCCCATACATCGGACTGCATTTTCCAGCTAAAGTGGAAGATTACGATAGATAGGGAGTTATACATCCAGAACAGTCCTAGGAATACATGGTCCCAACCGGAAACTTGGCAGGTACCACCACGACCTGGACCGTCGCAAGGGAAGCGGAAACCTAAATTGGCTTTGTCTGGAATTAAACGGGAACTACGAGCATACAATACACCCTTCAGCAGGATTAGTACTGTTACATGAATGGTGAAGGCGTGAATGTGGTGAACCAAAAAGTCTGCTGTGCCCAAGGGAATAGCTGCAGCTGCCACTTTGCCACCCACTGCCAACACTCCACCCCCAAACACGTAGCTTACCGCTTCTAGAGCATTAGGTGCTGTTGTTCCAGGTGCTAAATGGTGTAGACCTTGTACCCACTGTGCAAACACTGGTTGCAATTGAATTGCTGTGTCTGAGAACATATCCTGGGGACGACCTAGAGCACGCATTGTGTCGTTGTGAATGTACAAACCAAAGCTATGGAAGCCTAAGAATATACAAACCCAGTTGAGGTGAGAGATGATAGCATCACGGTGACGAATCACACGATCCAACACGTTGTTTTGGTTCACTACTGGATCATAGTCGCGCACCATGAAGATTGCCGCGTGAGCAGCACCACCTACAATCAGGAACCCACCTATCCACATGTGGTGTGTAAATATACACAACTGTGTGGCGTAGTCGGTTGCCAAATATGGATAGGGAGGCATCGCGTACATGTGATGAGCGATGATGATTGTCAAGGAACCCAAGAAAGCCAGGTTGGTAGCCAGTTGGGCATGCCAAGAGGTGGTCAGGTTTTCGTAGAGACCTTTATGACCTTCACCTGTGAAAGGACCTTTGTGGTTTTCTAGGATATCTTTGATGCTGTGACCGATACCCCAGTTGGTGCGGTACATGTGACCAGCGATGATGAATAACACTGCGATCGCTAAGTGGTGATGAGCAATATCAGTCATCCACAGCCCGCCTGTTACTGGATTCAATCCACCTTTAAAGGTCAAAATGTCAGCGTAGGCTCCCCAGTTCAAGGTGAAGAAAGGAGTTAACCCACCAGCAAAGCTAGGATACAGGTGAGCAATCAGTTCTTTGTTCAAAATGAACTCATGAGGCAAGGGAATATCCTTAATAGCCACACCCGAATCCAACAGTTTATTAACTGGTGCGGAAACGTGAA from Cylindrospermopsis curvispora GIHE-G1 harbors:
- the psaA gene encoding photosystem I core protein PsaA; amino-acid sequence: MTISPPEREAKKARVIVDNDPVPTSFEKWAQPGHFDRSLAKGPKTTTWIWDLHALAHDFDTHTSDLEDISRKIFSAHFGHLAVVTIWLSGMIFHGAKFSNYEAWLADPLGVKPSAQTVWPIVGQDILNGDVGGGFHGIQITSGLFQVWRGWGITSSFQLYVTAIGGLVLAGLFLFAGWFHYHKRAPKLEWFQNVESMLNHHLAVLLGCGSLGWTGHIIHVSAPVNKLLDSGVAIKDIPLPHEFILNKELIAHLYPSFAGGLTPFFTLNWGAYADILTFKGGLNPVTGGLWMTDIAHHHLAIAVLFIIAGHMYRTNWGIGHSIKDILENHKGPFTGEGHKGLYENLTTSWHAQLATNLAFLGSLTIIIAHHMYAMPPYPYLATDYATQLCIFTHHMWIGGFLIVGGAAHAAIFMVRDYDPVVNQNNVLDRVIRHRDAIISHLNWVCIFLGFHSFGLYIHNDTMRALGRPQDMFSDTAIQLQPVFAQWVQGLHHLAPGTTAPNALEAVSYVFGGGVLAVGGKVAAAAIPLGTADFLVHHIHAFTIHVTVLILLKGVLYARSSRLIPDKANLGFRFPCDGPGRGGTCQVSGWDHVFLGLFWMYNSLSIVIFHFSWKMQSDVWGTVDDGVVSHITGDNFAQSAITINGWLRDFLWAQATQVINSYGSELSAYGLMFLGAHFIWAFSLMFLFSGRGYWQELIESIVWAHNKLKVAPTIQPRALSITQGRAVGVAHYLLGGIATTWAFFHAHILSVG